A genomic stretch from Mya arenaria isolate MELC-2E11 chromosome 10, ASM2691426v1 includes:
- the LOC128205367 gene encoding uncharacterized protein LOC128205367, giving the protein MSCQRVVWSLVVVILTLITDVCRAGQFCYFLHEDYYTFRQIYCESGCCRDYGDDDEICCFTWSVGVILGIGFACVGFIAVVIFLVICCQQMKKRGRIGSVVHPAGTGGAEATPYPQNNTFVYASAPPAYQYAAYPPQNIYSTPGSVAPPPYTAGTQPAYAPPSMNNPNDMSSGNAHGGPTAPTNPAYPPRSYGGYGTGEG; this is encoded by the exons ATGAGCTGTCAGAGAGTGGTTTGGTCTCTGGTGGTCGTTATATTGACTTTGATAACAG ACGTGTGCCGGGCGGGTCAGTTTTGCTATTTCCTGCACGAGGATTACTACACTTTTCGGCAAATCTACTGCGAGAGCGGCTGTTGTCGAGACTACGGCGATGATGATGAGATATGCTGCTTCACCTG GTCTGTCGGGGTCATCCTGGGGATCGGGTTCGCCTGTGTGGGGTTTATCGCAGTGGTGATATTTCTGGTGATTTGCTGTCAGCAGATGAAGAAGCGGGGTCGCATCGGCTCTGTCGTCCATCCGGCCGGAACTGGTGGTGCCGAAGCCACCCCCTACCCACAGAACAATACATTCGTCTATGCGT cGGCGCCGCCGGCCTACCAATATGCCGCGTATCCTCCACAAAACATCTACTCCACACCGGGTAGCGTCGCACCCCCGCCTTACACCGCAGGCACCCAGCCCGCATACGCCCCACCGTCCATGAACAATCCAAATGATATGAGTTCCGGTAACGCGCATGGGGGACCAACGGCACCAACTAACCCAGCATATCCTCCACGATCATATGGTGGTTATGGCACGGGAGAAGGATAG